From Penicillium psychrofluorescens genome assembly, chromosome: 1, one genomic window encodes:
- a CDS encoding uncharacterized protein (ID:PFLUO_000797-T1.cds;~source:funannotate): MASPLTPSQPLSPDHLVTVKVLCNENNRRFKLPLKDLKPQVFPQKLRTLLGVPVDVSVIFERYSDSAGSYIRLDCDNVVVYKSLYRAAKAKSKLRIKATTVDPMSSAPPASKEETSKPAQETQPVPQPAPRHSYLDTVLSSPISASIPDILPSISVPSSTSVIGQPNQTSLSPPCYRRFEMDDGNRNFPVISHSSPSGMFCIDCNNCGRSIVSEHYHCSICENGDYDLCPQCVDAGASCRSDGHWLIKRVVSDGVVTNSTTQKLPPRESPVQQSKPEKVLVEATAEPVTEMAATSAPEAEEGDKHICNGCCRENDARSMVRCTQCEDYDLCLRCLLRNKHGHHPAHAFKLGSDRDFCMKNLITSRCAPGRLFKHAAVCDGCEKRIIGVRHKCTTCPDWDYCQDCVSSASQNHPDHRFVPIYDAIAEPRRVHEVHYGIFCDGPLCKNKPAQSYITGARYKCAVCDDTDFCANCEALPTHQHNRTHPLIKFKTPVRHVTVNTMGDDGFSLGDQTYVPESTSAETLNEKATVEKAPVEVDASKPAEKAESDGGSTVWTDPVADFQGHFIRDTIPDGTKLPPDTTFEQTWTLHNPGPRAWPVGTDVRFVGGDTMFNVDATHPSSVESIRSAMESNKLSAPLEAGESVDFTVTLRTPSREGTVISYWRLKLPNGMAIGHRLWCDVQVQESAEIESAAAPVKTDAPAEASDSGMIFPKLDKESPETSTHEAITPHAEVGPAPTVSNPSEPDVSEDMESLSLNDADTETGFLTDEEYDVLDASDQEYLEAKQSVN; the protein is encoded by the exons aTGGCCTCTCCCCTGACCCCATCCCAGCCCTTGTCCCCAGATCACCTGGTGACTGTCAAGGTGCTCTGCAATGAGAATAACCGCCGCTTCAAGCTGCCTCTCAAGGACCTGAAGCCGCAGGTCTTCCCCCAGAAG CTCCGCACGTTGCTTGGCGTTCCCGTGGATGTTAGCGTCATCTTCGAACGCTATTCCGACAGTGCCGGTTCCTACATTCGCCTGGATTGCGACAACGTGGTCGTCTACAAATCGCTCTACCGCGCTGCCAAGGCCAAATCAAAGCTTCGGATAAAGGCTACTACCGTCGACCCCATGTCGTCGGCCCCGCCGGCCTCCAAGGAGGAGACCTCAAAGCCGGCACAGGAGACTCAACCAGTTCCGCAGCCTGCCCCGAGGCACAGCTATCTCGACACGGTATTGAGCTCGCCAATTTCAGCCTCTATTCCTGATATTCTTCCCTCGATATCTGttccatcttccacctccgTTATTGGCCAGCCGAATCAAACATCTCTCAGTCCGCCTTGCTATCGTCGTTtcgagatggatgatggaaatCGCAACTTCCCCGTCATCTCTCACAGTTCCCCTAGCGGCATGTTCTGCATTGATTGCAACAACTGCGGTCGTTCCATTGTCAGCGAGCACTACCACTGTAGCATCTGCGAGAATGGGGACTATGATCTGTGCCCGCAGTGTGTTGATGCAGGAGCGTCCTGCCGTAGCGATGGTCACTGGTTGATCAAGAGAGTCGTCAGCGATGGTGTTGTGACCAATAGTACGACGCAGAAACTTCCTCCGCGCGAGTCGCCCGTGCAGCAGAGCAAGCCCGAGAAGGTCCTCGTTGAGGCGACTGCTGAGCCGGTCACTGAAATGGCCGCCACGTCTGCTCCTGAAGCCGAAGAGGGAGACAAGCATATCTGCAATGGATGTTGCCGTG AGAACGATGCCCGCAGCATGGTTCGTTGCACCCAGTGCGAGGACTACGATCTGTGCCTTCGCTGTCTCCTGCGGAACAAGCACGGTCATCATCCTGCGCACGCTTTCAAGCTTGGATCGGACCGTGACTTTTGCATGAAGAATCTCATCACATCCCGCTGCGCTCCTGGTCGGCTGTTCAAGCACGCTGCCGTATGTGACGGCTGTGAGAAG CGCATTATTGGCGTCCGCCACAAGTGCACGACATGCCCTGATTGGGATTACTGCCAGGACTGCGTCTCGTCCGCTTCTCAGAATCACCCCGACCATCGGTTCGTGCCCATTTATGACGCTATCGCTGAGCCCCGTCGTGTCCACGAGGTCCACTACGGCATCTTCTGCGATGGCCCCTTGTGCAAGAACAAGCCGGCCCAGAGCTACATCACGGGTGCCCGCTACAAATGTGCCGTCTGCGATGACACCGACTTCTGTGCCAACTGTGAAGCTCTTCCAACCCACCAGCACAACCGCACTCATCCCCTCATCAAGTTCAAAACTCCGGTCCGACATGTGACGGTGAACACCATGGGTGATGATGGCTTCAGTCTGGGTGATCAGACCTACGTTCCTGAAAGCACTTCCGCGGAGACTCTCAACGAGAAAGCAACAGTCGAGAAGGCACCCGTGGAGGTGGATGCCAGCAAGCCGGCTGAGAAGGCCGAGTCCGACGGTGGGTCTACTGTCTGGACCGATCCTGTGGCAGACTTCCAGGGACATTTTATCCGAGATACTATCCCCGATGGCACGAAGCTGCCTCCGGACACAACATTCGAACAGACCTGGACTCTGCATAACCCCGGCCCTCGCGCATGGCCCGTTGGGACTGACGTTCGCTTTGTCGGCGGCGACACCATGTTCAACGTTGATGCAACCCATCCGTCTAGCGTTGAGTCAATTCGATCTGCCATGGAAAGCAACAAGTTGTCCGCTCCTCTGGAGGCCGGAGAGAGTGTCGACTTCACGGTGACGCTTCGGACTCCTTCCCGTGAGGGCACTGTCATCTCGTACTGGCGACTGAAGCTCCCCAACGGCATGGCGATCGGTCATCGACTGTGGTGTGATGTCCAGGTACAGGAATCTGCGGAGATCGAATCGGCGGCGGCTCCAGTCAAGACCGACGCTCCCGCGGAAGCTAGCGATAGCGGTATGATCTTCCCCAAGCTGGACAAGGAGTCCCCGGAGACGAGCACCCACGAAGCTATTACCCCCCACGCTGAGGTGGGTCCCGCCCCCACGGTCTCCAATCCTTCCGAGCCAGACGTGTCCGAGGACATGGAGAGCTTGTCCCTGAACGATGCGGACACGGAGACGGGTTTCTTGACTGACGAGGAGTACGATGTCCTCGATGCCAGCGACCAAGAGTACCTCGAGGCGAAGCAGTCGGTGAACTAA